In one Balaenoptera musculus isolate JJ_BM4_2016_0621 chromosome 2, mBalMus1.pri.v3, whole genome shotgun sequence genomic region, the following are encoded:
- the STOML1 gene encoding stomatin-like protein 1 isoform X3, with product MLGRSGYRALPLGDFDRFQQSSFGFLGSQKGCLSPEPGGVGPGADAPQSWPSCLCHGLISFLGFLLLLITFPISGWFALKIVPTYERMIVFRLGRIRTPQGPGMVLLLPFIDSFQRVDLRTRAFSVPPCKLASKDGAVLSVGADVQFRIWDPVLSVMTVKDLNTATRMTAQNAMTKALLKRPLREIQMEKLKISDQLLLEINDVTRAWGLEVDRVELAVEAVLQLPQDSPAGPSLDSTLQQLALHFLGGGMSSVAGGAPLPEPADTLDMVNEVEPSAPHGGARSSPKQPVAEGLLMALKPFLSEALVSQVGACYQFNVVLSSGTQSIYFLDLTTGQGRVGHGVPDAIPDVVVEMAEEDLQALLCRELRPLGAYMSGRLKVKGDLAVAMKLEAVLRALK from the exons ATGCTCGGCAGGTCTGGGTACCGGGCGCTGCCCTTGGGGGACTTTGACCGTTTCCAGCAGTCGAGCTTCGGCTTCCTGGGCTCGCAGAAGGGTTGCTTGTCCCCGGAGCCGGGCGGCGTGGGGCCGGGGGCCG ATGCACCTCAGAGCTggccttcctgcctctgccatgGCCTCATCAGTTTCCTGGGGTTCTTGCTGCTGCTGATCACCTTCCCCATTTCTGGTTGGTTTGCCCTGAAG ATCGTGCCCACCTATGAGCGCATGATCGTGTTTCGACTGGGCCGGATCCGCACCCCTCAAGGACCTGGTATGGTTCTCCTCCTGCCCTTCATTGACTCTTTTCAGAGGGTGGATCTGAGGACACGAGCCTTCAGTGTCCCTCCTTGCAAG TTGGCCTCTAAGGATGGGGCTGTTCTGTCTGTGGGGGCTGACGTCCAGTTCCGCATCTGGGACCCGGTACTGTCGGTGATGACAGTGAAGGACCTGAACACAGCCACACGCATGACGGCCCAGAATGCCATGACCAAGGCTCTGCTCAAGAGGCCTCTGCGGGAGATCCAGATGGAGAAGCTCAAGATCAGCGACCAGCTCCTG CTGGAGATCAACGATGTGaccagggcctgggggctggaggtggacCGCGTGGAGCTGGCAGTGGAGGCCGTGctccagctgccccaggacaGTCCAGCTGGGCCCAGCCTGGACAGCACCCTGCAGCAGCTGGCCCTCCACTTCCTGGGAGGAGGCATGTCTTCAGTGGCAGGAGGTGCCCCACTCCCCGAGCCGG CAGATACCTTGGATATGGTGAACGAGGTTGAGCCGTCTGCCCCTCATGGTGGTGCCAGGTCCAGCCCCAAGCAGCCTGTGGCCGAGGGGCTGCTGATGGCTCTGAAGCCCTTCCTGTCTGAGGCCCTGGTCAGCCAGGTCGGGGCCTGCTACCAGTTCAATGTCGTCCTGTCCAGTGGCACTCAGAGCATCTACTTCTTGGACCTCACTACAG GGCAAGGGAGGGTGGGACATGGGGTGCCTGATGCCATCCCTGATGTGGTGGTGGAGATGGCTGAGGAGGACCTGCAGGCCCTGTTGTGCAGGGAGCTGCGGCCCCTGGGGGCCTACATGAGCGGACGGCTGAAGGTGAAGGGCGACCTGGCTGTGGCCATGAAGCTGGAGGCTGTCCTCAGAGCCTTGAAGTAG
- the STOML1 gene encoding stomatin-like protein 1 isoform X1 — translation MLGRSGYRALPLGDFDRFQQSSFGFLGSQKGCLSPEPGGVGPGADAPQSWPSCLCHGLISFLGFLLLLITFPISGWFALKIVPTYERMIVFRLGRIRTPQGPGMVLLLPFIDSFQRVDLRTRAFSVPPCKPLFHGLPQQLASKDGAVLSVGADVQFRIWDPVLSVMTVKDLNTATRMTAQNAMTKALLKRPLREIQMEKLKISDQLLLEINDVTRAWGLEVDRVELAVEAVLQLPQDSPAGPSLDSTLQQLALHFLGGGMSSVAGGAPLPEPADTLDMVNEVEPSAPHGGARSSPKQPVAEGLLMALKPFLSEALVSQVGACYQFNVVLSSGTQSIYFLDLTTGQGRVGHGVPDAIPDVVVEMAEEDLQALLCRELRPLGAYMSGRLKVKGDLAVAMKLEAVLRALK, via the exons ATGCTCGGCAGGTCTGGGTACCGGGCGCTGCCCTTGGGGGACTTTGACCGTTTCCAGCAGTCGAGCTTCGGCTTCCTGGGCTCGCAGAAGGGTTGCTTGTCCCCGGAGCCGGGCGGCGTGGGGCCGGGGGCCG ATGCACCTCAGAGCTggccttcctgcctctgccatgGCCTCATCAGTTTCCTGGGGTTCTTGCTGCTGCTGATCACCTTCCCCATTTCTGGTTGGTTTGCCCTGAAG ATCGTGCCCACCTATGAGCGCATGATCGTGTTTCGACTGGGCCGGATCCGCACCCCTCAAGGACCTGGTATGGTTCTCCTCCTGCCCTTCATTGACTCTTTTCAGAGGGTGGATCTGAGGACACGAGCCTTCAGTGTCCCTCCTTGCAAG cccctcttTCATGGCCTCCCCCAACAGTTGGCCTCTAAGGATGGGGCTGTTCTGTCTGTGGGGGCTGACGTCCAGTTCCGCATCTGGGACCCGGTACTGTCGGTGATGACAGTGAAGGACCTGAACACAGCCACACGCATGACGGCCCAGAATGCCATGACCAAGGCTCTGCTCAAGAGGCCTCTGCGGGAGATCCAGATGGAGAAGCTCAAGATCAGCGACCAGCTCCTG CTGGAGATCAACGATGTGaccagggcctgggggctggaggtggacCGCGTGGAGCTGGCAGTGGAGGCCGTGctccagctgccccaggacaGTCCAGCTGGGCCCAGCCTGGACAGCACCCTGCAGCAGCTGGCCCTCCACTTCCTGGGAGGAGGCATGTCTTCAGTGGCAGGAGGTGCCCCACTCCCCGAGCCGG CAGATACCTTGGATATGGTGAACGAGGTTGAGCCGTCTGCCCCTCATGGTGGTGCCAGGTCCAGCCCCAAGCAGCCTGTGGCCGAGGGGCTGCTGATGGCTCTGAAGCCCTTCCTGTCTGAGGCCCTGGTCAGCCAGGTCGGGGCCTGCTACCAGTTCAATGTCGTCCTGTCCAGTGGCACTCAGAGCATCTACTTCTTGGACCTCACTACAG GGCAAGGGAGGGTGGGACATGGGGTGCCTGATGCCATCCCTGATGTGGTGGTGGAGATGGCTGAGGAGGACCTGCAGGCCCTGTTGTGCAGGGAGCTGCGGCCCCTGGGGGCCTACATGAGCGGACGGCTGAAGGTGAAGGGCGACCTGGCTGTGGCCATGAAGCTGGAGGCTGTCCTCAGAGCCTTGAAGTAG
- the STOML1 gene encoding stomatin-like protein 1 isoform X2 — MLGRSGYRALPLGDFDRFQQSSFGFLGSQKGCLSPEPGGVGPGADAPQSWPSCLCHGLISFLGFLLLLITFPISGWFALKIVPTYERMIVFRLGRIRTPQGPGMVLLLPFIDSFQRVDLRTRAFSVPPCKPLFHGLPQQLASKDGAVLSVGADVQFRIWDPVLSVMTVKDLNTATRMTAQNAMTKALLKRPLREIQMEKLKISDQLLLEINDVTRAWGLEVDRVELAVEAVLQLPQDSPAGPSLDSTLQQLALHFLGGGMSSVAGGAPLPEPDTLDMVNEVEPSAPHGGARSSPKQPVAEGLLMALKPFLSEALVSQVGACYQFNVVLSSGTQSIYFLDLTTGQGRVGHGVPDAIPDVVVEMAEEDLQALLCRELRPLGAYMSGRLKVKGDLAVAMKLEAVLRALK; from the exons ATGCTCGGCAGGTCTGGGTACCGGGCGCTGCCCTTGGGGGACTTTGACCGTTTCCAGCAGTCGAGCTTCGGCTTCCTGGGCTCGCAGAAGGGTTGCTTGTCCCCGGAGCCGGGCGGCGTGGGGCCGGGGGCCG ATGCACCTCAGAGCTggccttcctgcctctgccatgGCCTCATCAGTTTCCTGGGGTTCTTGCTGCTGCTGATCACCTTCCCCATTTCTGGTTGGTTTGCCCTGAAG ATCGTGCCCACCTATGAGCGCATGATCGTGTTTCGACTGGGCCGGATCCGCACCCCTCAAGGACCTGGTATGGTTCTCCTCCTGCCCTTCATTGACTCTTTTCAGAGGGTGGATCTGAGGACACGAGCCTTCAGTGTCCCTCCTTGCAAG cccctcttTCATGGCCTCCCCCAACAGTTGGCCTCTAAGGATGGGGCTGTTCTGTCTGTGGGGGCTGACGTCCAGTTCCGCATCTGGGACCCGGTACTGTCGGTGATGACAGTGAAGGACCTGAACACAGCCACACGCATGACGGCCCAGAATGCCATGACCAAGGCTCTGCTCAAGAGGCCTCTGCGGGAGATCCAGATGGAGAAGCTCAAGATCAGCGACCAGCTCCTG CTGGAGATCAACGATGTGaccagggcctgggggctggaggtggacCGCGTGGAGCTGGCAGTGGAGGCCGTGctccagctgccccaggacaGTCCAGCTGGGCCCAGCCTGGACAGCACCCTGCAGCAGCTGGCCCTCCACTTCCTGGGAGGAGGCATGTCTTCAGTGGCAGGAGGTGCCCCACTCCCCGAGCCGG ATACCTTGGATATGGTGAACGAGGTTGAGCCGTCTGCCCCTCATGGTGGTGCCAGGTCCAGCCCCAAGCAGCCTGTGGCCGAGGGGCTGCTGATGGCTCTGAAGCCCTTCCTGTCTGAGGCCCTGGTCAGCCAGGTCGGGGCCTGCTACCAGTTCAATGTCGTCCTGTCCAGTGGCACTCAGAGCATCTACTTCTTGGACCTCACTACAG GGCAAGGGAGGGTGGGACATGGGGTGCCTGATGCCATCCCTGATGTGGTGGTGGAGATGGCTGAGGAGGACCTGCAGGCCCTGTTGTGCAGGGAGCTGCGGCCCCTGGGGGCCTACATGAGCGGACGGCTGAAGGTGAAGGGCGACCTGGCTGTGGCCATGAAGCTGGAGGCTGTCCTCAGAGCCTTGAAGTAG
- the STOML1 gene encoding stomatin-like protein 1 isoform X4 yields MLGRSGYRALPLGDFDRFQQSSFGFLGSQKGCLSPEPGGVGPGADAPQSWPSCLCHGLISFLGFLLLLITFPISGWFALKIVPTYERMIVFRLGRIRTPQGPGMVLLLPFIDSFQRVDLRTRAFSVPPCKLASKDGAVLSVGADVQFRIWDPVLSVMTVKDLNTATRMTAQNAMTKALLKRPLREIQMEKLKISDQLLLEINDVTRAWGLEVDRVELAVEAVLQLPQDSPAGPSLDSTLQQLALHFLGGGMSSVAGGAPLPEPDTLDMVNEVEPSAPHGGARSSPKQPVAEGLLMALKPFLSEALVSQVGACYQFNVVLSSGTQSIYFLDLTTGQGRVGHGVPDAIPDVVVEMAEEDLQALLCRELRPLGAYMSGRLKVKGDLAVAMKLEAVLRALK; encoded by the exons ATGCTCGGCAGGTCTGGGTACCGGGCGCTGCCCTTGGGGGACTTTGACCGTTTCCAGCAGTCGAGCTTCGGCTTCCTGGGCTCGCAGAAGGGTTGCTTGTCCCCGGAGCCGGGCGGCGTGGGGCCGGGGGCCG ATGCACCTCAGAGCTggccttcctgcctctgccatgGCCTCATCAGTTTCCTGGGGTTCTTGCTGCTGCTGATCACCTTCCCCATTTCTGGTTGGTTTGCCCTGAAG ATCGTGCCCACCTATGAGCGCATGATCGTGTTTCGACTGGGCCGGATCCGCACCCCTCAAGGACCTGGTATGGTTCTCCTCCTGCCCTTCATTGACTCTTTTCAGAGGGTGGATCTGAGGACACGAGCCTTCAGTGTCCCTCCTTGCAAG TTGGCCTCTAAGGATGGGGCTGTTCTGTCTGTGGGGGCTGACGTCCAGTTCCGCATCTGGGACCCGGTACTGTCGGTGATGACAGTGAAGGACCTGAACACAGCCACACGCATGACGGCCCAGAATGCCATGACCAAGGCTCTGCTCAAGAGGCCTCTGCGGGAGATCCAGATGGAGAAGCTCAAGATCAGCGACCAGCTCCTG CTGGAGATCAACGATGTGaccagggcctgggggctggaggtggacCGCGTGGAGCTGGCAGTGGAGGCCGTGctccagctgccccaggacaGTCCAGCTGGGCCCAGCCTGGACAGCACCCTGCAGCAGCTGGCCCTCCACTTCCTGGGAGGAGGCATGTCTTCAGTGGCAGGAGGTGCCCCACTCCCCGAGCCGG ATACCTTGGATATGGTGAACGAGGTTGAGCCGTCTGCCCCTCATGGTGGTGCCAGGTCCAGCCCCAAGCAGCCTGTGGCCGAGGGGCTGCTGATGGCTCTGAAGCCCTTCCTGTCTGAGGCCCTGGTCAGCCAGGTCGGGGCCTGCTACCAGTTCAATGTCGTCCTGTCCAGTGGCACTCAGAGCATCTACTTCTTGGACCTCACTACAG GGCAAGGGAGGGTGGGACATGGGGTGCCTGATGCCATCCCTGATGTGGTGGTGGAGATGGCTGAGGAGGACCTGCAGGCCCTGTTGTGCAGGGAGCTGCGGCCCCTGGGGGCCTACATGAGCGGACGGCTGAAGGTGAAGGGCGACCTGGCTGTGGCCATGAAGCTGGAGGCTGTCCTCAGAGCCTTGAAGTAG